A region from the Cervus elaphus chromosome 10, mCerEla1.1, whole genome shotgun sequence genome encodes:
- the GLIS2 gene encoding zinc finger protein GLIS2: MHSLDEPLDLKLSITKLRAAREKRERTLSAARHRALHRELGLADDSPTPGSPGSPPSGFLLNPKFPEKVEGRFSAAPLVDLSLSPPSGLDSPNGSSSLSPERQGNGDLPTAPAGPDLQPLRYLDGVPSSFQFFLPLGSGGALHLPASSFLTPPKDKCLSPELPLPKQLVCRWAKCNQPFELLQDLVDHVNDYHVKPEKDAGYCCHWEGCARHGRGFNARYKMLIHIRTHTNEKPHRCPTCSKSFSRLENLKIHNRSHTGEKPYVCPYEGCNKRYSNSSDRFKHTRTHYVDKPYYCKMPGCHKRYTDPSSLRKHIKAHGHFVSHEQHELLQLRPPPKPPLPAPDGSPYVSGAQIIIPNPAALFGGPGLPGLPLPLAPGPLDLSALACGNGGGAGGAGGMGPGLPGPVLPLNLAKNPLLPSPFGAGGLGLPVVSLLAGSAGGKAEGEKGRGAVQARALGSEGRKTPLERTEGSRSRPSPDGLPLLPGTVLDLSTGVNSAASSPEALAPGWVVIPPGSVLLKPAVVN, encoded by the exons ATGCACTCCTTGGACGAGCCGCTCGACCTGAAGCTGAGCATCACCAAGCTCCGGGCGGCGAGAGAGAAGCGGGAGAGGACGCTGAGTGCAGCCCGGCACCGAGCCCTGCACAGGGAGCTCGGTCTGGCGGACGACAGCCCCACGCCCGGGTCCCCGGGCTCCCCGCCTTCAG GCTTCCTGCTGAACCCCAAGTTCCCCGAGAAGGTGGAGGGACGCTTTTCAGCCGCTCCCCTGGTGGACCTCAGCTTGTCGCCGCCGTCTGGGCTGGACTCCCCCAACGGCAGCAGCTCGCTGTCCCCCGAGCGCCAGGGCAATGGGGACCTGCCCACCGCGCCCGCCGGCCCG gacCTCCAGCCGCTGCGCTACCTGGACGGTGTCCCTAGCTCCTTCCAGTTCTTCCTGCCGCTGGGCTCTGGGGGGGCCCTGCATCTGCCTGCTTCCTCCTTCCTCACGCCCCCCAAGGACAAGTGCCTCTCGCCAGAGCTGCCCCTGCCCAAGCAGCTGGTGTGTCGCTGGGCCAAG TGTAACCAGCCCTTCGAGCTCCTCCAAGACCTGGTAGACCACGTCAACGACTACCATGTGAAGCCCGAGAAGGACGCGGGCTACTGCTGCCACTGGGAGGGCTGCGCCCGCCACGGCCGCGGCTTCAATGCCAG GTACAAGATGCTTATCCACATTCGCACGCATACCAACGAGAAGCCGCACCGTTGCCCCACCTGCAGCAAGAGCTTCTCCCGCCTGGAGAACCTGAAGATCCACAACCGGTCACACACAG GCGAGAAGCCCTACGTGTGCCCCTACGAGGGCTGCAACAAGCGCTACTCCAACTCCAGCGACCGCTTCAAGCACACCCGCACCCACTACGTGGACAAGCCCTACTACTGCAAGATGCCCGGCTGCCACAAGCGCTACACGGACCCCAGCTCGCTGCGCAAGCACATCAAGGCCCACGGCCACTTTGTGTCCCACGAGCAGCACGAGCTCCTGCAGCTCCGCCCGCCCCCCAAGCCCCCGCTGCCCGCCCCCGACGGCAGCCCCTACGTCAGCGGGGCGCAGATAATCATCCCCAACCCCGCTGCCCTCTTCGGCGGCCCCGGCTTGCCcggcctgcccctgcccctggcccccggCCCCCTCGACCTCAGTGCCCTGGCCTGTGGCAACGGCGGGGGCGCCGGGGGTGCGGGAGGCATGGGCCCTGGGCTGCCCGGCCCCGTCCTGCCTCTCAACCTGGCCAAGAACCCGCTGCTGCCCTCACCCTTTGGGGCCGGCGGACTGGGCCTGCCCGTGGTCTCCCTCCTCGCTGGCTCCGCTGGCGGCAAGGCCGAGGGGGAGAAGGGGCGTGGGGCCGTGCAGGCCAGGGCCCTGGGCTCAGAGGGCCGCAAGACCCCCCTGGAGAGGACTGAGGGCAGCCGCTCCCGGCCCAGCCCCGACGGCCTGCCCCTGCTGCCGGGCACTGTGCTGGACCTGTCCACGGGCGTCAACTCAGCCGCCAGCAGCCCAGAGGCGCTCGCCCCCGGCTGGGTGGTCATCCCGCCAGGCTCCGTGCTGCTCAAACCGGCCGTGGTGAACTGA
- the PAM16 gene encoding mitochondrial import inner membrane translocase subunit TIM16, protein MAKYLAQIIVMGAQVVGRAFARALRQEFAASRAAADARGRAGHQSAAASNLSGLSLQEAQQILNVSKLSPEEIQKNYEHLFKVNDKSVGGSFYLQSKVVRAKERLEEELRIQAQEDRERQQPPKT, encoded by the exons GCCAAGTACCTGGCCCAGATCATTGTGATGGGTGCGCaggtggtgggcagggcctttgCCCGGGCCCTGCGGCAGGAGTTTGCAG CCAGCCGAGCAGCGGCAGACGCCCGGGGACGCGCCGGACACCAGTCTGCAGCCGCCTCCAACCTCTCAGGCCTCAGCCTCCAGGAAGCACAGCAGATTCTCAATGTCTCCAAGCTGAGCCCTGAGGAGATCCAGAAG AACTACGAACACCTATTCAAGGTGAACGATAAATCCGTGGGTGGCTCCTTCTATCTGCAGTCAAAG GTGGTCCGAGCAAAGGAGCGTCTTGAGGAGGAACTCAGAATCCAGGCCCAGGAGGACAGGGAGAGACAGCAGCCGCCCAAAACGTGA